In a genomic window of Aeromicrobium panaciterrae:
- the recN gene encoding DNA repair protein RecN: MWQHLRLSSLGVIDSAELELSAGFTVITGETGAGKTMVVTALGLLRGDRADLGLVRQGADQARVEASIGVPAGAAAVAAVEEAGGRIDDDVVILGRVLSAQGRSRALAGGATVPAALLAEVTDELVAVHGQSDQHRLLRSTEQRSALDRFAGAEFTAAAEAYEPVYRRWRIVERTLNELRTHAQERARELDVLRYGLDEIEQVAPEPREDETLKADESRLAHSESLARAADQAQRALAGDGDVQAARTKIAEASTALRESAGHDPALDALGERVHELGILLDEVATELAAYSGGVELDPERLSTIQERRAALSGLQRKYGPTLDDVMAWAEKSAARLNELSHDDASIEELEAEQAQLVPETMRLAKVMSDLRTEAAQRLSGLVDTEIAQLSMPSARLVVQVTSAEDAVPGAHGIDEVEFQFAANSGTGLRPLHKGASGGELSRLMLALEVVLADRTTVPTLVFDEVDAGIGGKAAVEVGRRLAKLSEHAQVIAVTHLPQVAAFAHHHFVVTKDDDGTITSSSVVELGEDNRVDELARMLAGQEDSAAAQAHARELLELARA; this comes from the coding sequence ATGTGGCAACACCTGCGACTTTCATCGTTGGGAGTGATCGACTCCGCTGAACTCGAGCTGTCCGCGGGATTCACTGTGATTACAGGCGAAACTGGTGCGGGCAAGACCATGGTCGTGACAGCGCTCGGACTTCTGCGCGGCGATCGTGCTGACCTTGGCCTCGTACGACAGGGCGCTGATCAGGCGCGGGTTGAAGCCAGCATTGGCGTTCCTGCGGGAGCGGCGGCCGTCGCGGCAGTTGAAGAAGCCGGCGGTCGGATCGACGACGACGTCGTGATCCTGGGACGCGTGCTGTCTGCCCAGGGCCGGTCGAGGGCACTCGCTGGTGGTGCCACGGTTCCGGCGGCGTTGCTGGCCGAGGTCACCGACGAGCTCGTCGCCGTACACGGTCAATCCGATCAGCACCGCCTGTTGCGTTCGACCGAGCAGCGCTCAGCGCTCGACCGCTTTGCCGGCGCGGAGTTCACCGCTGCTGCTGAGGCCTACGAGCCGGTTTACAGGCGGTGGCGGATCGTCGAGCGAACTCTCAATGAGTTGCGCACGCATGCACAGGAGCGAGCCCGCGAGCTCGACGTGCTCCGCTACGGACTCGATGAGATCGAGCAGGTAGCACCCGAACCGCGCGAGGACGAGACTCTCAAGGCCGACGAGAGCCGGCTTGCCCACTCCGAATCCTTGGCAAGGGCGGCCGATCAGGCGCAACGTGCTCTCGCGGGTGATGGTGATGTGCAGGCGGCACGCACCAAAATCGCCGAAGCATCAACGGCGTTGCGAGAATCCGCCGGGCACGACCCAGCACTCGATGCGCTGGGGGAGCGAGTTCACGAGCTCGGCATCCTGCTCGACGAGGTGGCAACAGAGCTTGCGGCCTACTCCGGTGGTGTTGAGCTCGACCCAGAACGCCTCTCGACGATTCAGGAACGGCGCGCGGCGCTGTCGGGTCTGCAGCGCAAGTACGGGCCAACGCTCGACGACGTAATGGCGTGGGCCGAGAAGAGTGCCGCGAGGCTCAACGAGCTCAGCCACGACGACGCATCCATCGAAGAGCTTGAGGCAGAGCAGGCCCAACTCGTCCCAGAGACGATGCGACTGGCCAAGGTCATGTCGGATCTCCGCACAGAAGCCGCTCAGCGGCTGTCAGGACTCGTCGACACCGAAATCGCACAGCTGTCGATGCCCTCGGCTCGTCTGGTCGTCCAGGTGACTTCTGCGGAGGACGCAGTTCCAGGAGCCCACGGCATCGATGAGGTCGAGTTCCAGTTCGCCGCCAACAGCGGTACGGGACTGCGACCGCTGCACAAGGGAGCAAGTGGCGGCGAGCTTTCGCGCCTGATGTTGGCGCTCGAAGTCGTACTGGCCGATCGCACGACCGTGCCAACGCTGGTGTTCGACGAGGTCGACGCTGGAATCGGTGGCAAGGCGGCAGTTGAAGTGGGACGCCGACTGGCGAAGCTCTCCGAGCATGCTCAAGTCATCGCAGTGACGCATTTGCCTCAGGTGGCCGCGTTTGCGCACCATCACTTCGTCGTGACCAAGGACGACGATGGCACCATCACCAGCAGTTCGGTGGTCGAGCTCGGCGAAGACAATCGCGTCGACGAGCTTGCTCGCATGTTGGCTGGCCAGGAAGACTCCGCAGCTGCACAGGCGCACGCTCGCGAGCTGCTCGAACTCGCGCGCGCCTAG
- the steA gene encoding putative cytokinetic ring protein SteA → MAAWFAMAIRNRKTPLPPEAKGIVGTVRFARRDKDLAALREGDIAVVDHPDLDSQQAEVLIDRRVRAVVNTSRSSSGRIPNVGPQMLAHAGITLVDVSQIDLSLRLKTGDTVRIEAGKIFKDEILVASGAELDQQRTSTDLASAESGLATKLDSLAANASDHIQREHAMLIGGARIPRLRTRLRRRPVVVVSRGHDDVADLRGLRRYIRDSDPVLIGAGAGADLLLDSGYTPKIVIGALDNLSDRAIRAAGEVVVTTASGRVEMPERLEKHGKQVATFVSTGADDDLAILLADTNEASVIIHVGAPADLSQFLDRAPTEAARMFVSRLRAGSKIVDAKAVHHFSNDRMPLWPITLLLFAGLAAVITAVGVTPVGQDWFDSIGSQLGDLGTWIKGLVS, encoded by the coding sequence GTGGCAGCATGGTTCGCGATGGCCATCCGCAACCGCAAGACGCCCCTGCCGCCTGAGGCGAAGGGGATTGTGGGCACCGTTCGGTTCGCCCGTCGCGACAAAGATCTCGCCGCCCTCCGTGAGGGCGACATTGCCGTGGTTGACCACCCTGACCTCGACAGTCAGCAGGCCGAGGTGTTGATCGACCGGCGGGTTCGGGCGGTCGTCAACACATCACGATCCAGTTCTGGGCGCATACCCAATGTGGGGCCGCAGATGCTCGCGCACGCGGGAATCACGCTGGTCGACGTGTCCCAGATCGATCTCAGTCTTCGTCTCAAGACCGGCGACACCGTGCGTATTGAGGCCGGCAAGATTTTCAAGGACGAGATCCTGGTTGCCTCAGGGGCGGAGCTCGACCAACAGCGCACCAGCACCGACCTCGCCTCTGCCGAATCCGGCCTCGCCACCAAGCTCGACTCGTTGGCGGCGAATGCGTCTGACCACATTCAGCGTGAGCACGCGATGCTCATTGGCGGCGCACGGATCCCTCGTCTTCGCACCAGACTGCGTCGGCGACCGGTGGTCGTGGTCTCACGAGGACACGATGATGTGGCAGACCTTCGTGGCCTTCGCCGCTACATCCGGGACAGCGATCCCGTCCTGATCGGCGCCGGAGCGGGCGCGGACCTACTTCTGGATTCTGGCTACACGCCCAAGATCGTGATTGGCGCTTTGGACAATCTGTCGGACCGGGCGATTCGCGCCGCCGGCGAAGTGGTCGTGACCACGGCGTCTGGACGCGTCGAGATGCCTGAACGCCTCGAAAAGCACGGCAAGCAGGTGGCCACCTTCGTCTCGACCGGCGCTGACGACGATCTTGCGATTCTCTTGGCAGACACCAACGAAGCATCGGTGATCATCCATGTGGGTGCTCCGGCCGACCTTTCGCAGTTCCTGGATCGGGCTCCGACTGAGGCTGCGCGGATGTTCGTCTCGCGCCTGCGGGCTGGGTCGAAGATCGTCGACGCCAAGGCCGTTCACCATTTCAGCAACGACCGTATGCCGCTCTGGCCCATCACCCTCCTCCTGTTCGCCGGACTGGCTGCCGTCATCACGGCAGTTGGTGTGACTCCGGTCGGACAGGACTGGTTCGACTCGATCGGGTCACAGCTCGGCGACCTCGGCACCTGGATCAAAGGACTTGTCTCGTGA
- a CDS encoding TlyA family RNA methyltransferase, which produces MTRRLRLDAELVRRGLAKSRDHAATLIGEGSVSVAGSVATKAATGVTTDQAIVVRTSSGPTYASRGAHKLLGALEVFEPLGLNVEGRRALDAGASTGGFTDVLLRKGVREVAAVDVGYGQLVWALQSDDRVHVFDRTNIRNIEAGDIGGEVGLVVSDLSFISLTVVMPALTRVCEDGGDIVLMIKPQFEVGKSNLGKNGVVRDPLLHADAVHRVCLSASELGWGTRALAPSPLPGPAGNVEYFCWLRTDAEPPSIDAAHDVVAAGPLDTSRTPS; this is translated from the coding sequence ATGACCCGTCGGCTTCGACTCGACGCTGAACTCGTACGTCGAGGACTGGCGAAGTCGCGCGACCACGCCGCGACATTGATCGGTGAAGGATCGGTTTCTGTCGCAGGCTCGGTGGCGACCAAAGCAGCCACGGGAGTCACCACGGACCAGGCAATCGTGGTGCGCACGAGCTCGGGACCGACCTATGCATCTCGCGGCGCCCACAAGTTGTTGGGTGCACTCGAGGTCTTCGAACCTCTGGGCCTCAACGTCGAGGGACGTCGGGCGCTCGACGCCGGTGCCTCGACCGGTGGGTTCACCGATGTTCTGCTGCGCAAGGGCGTACGCGAGGTGGCTGCAGTCGACGTCGGCTACGGACAGTTGGTCTGGGCACTGCAGTCCGACGATCGTGTTCACGTCTTCGATCGCACCAACATCCGCAACATCGAGGCAGGTGACATTGGGGGAGAGGTAGGGCTCGTCGTGTCCGATCTGTCGTTCATCTCCCTTACGGTGGTCATGCCGGCATTGACGCGGGTGTGCGAGGACGGAGGCGACATCGTGCTGATGATCAAGCCGCAGTTCGAGGTTGGCAAGAGCAACCTCGGCAAGAACGGCGTGGTCCGCGATCCACTTCTGCATGCCGATGCCGTCCACCGCGTGTGCTTGTCAGCCTCGGAGCTCGGATGGGGGACACGCGCGTTGGCGCCGAGTCCGCTTCCGGGTCCTGCCGGCAACGTCGAATACTTCTGCTGGCTGCGCACGGACGCCGAACCTCCCTCGATTGATGCTGCCCATGACGTTGTCGCGGCCGGCCCGCTCGACACTTCGAGGACGCCATCATGA
- a CDS encoding single-stranded DNA-binding protein has product MTQTHNHVSLAGRVSASPEAHILPSGDEVVSFRLIVQRSPAARRRSKQPVDTIDCAAWTTAMRRAVRKLEAGTEVVVTGEIRRRFSRGASGPTSRVTVELDSCQRAERASDKAAVASSS; this is encoded by the coding sequence ATGACCCAAACACACAATCACGTGAGCTTGGCGGGCCGCGTGTCCGCTAGTCCAGAAGCCCACATCCTGCCCAGTGGCGACGAGGTCGTCTCGTTTCGCCTGATCGTGCAGCGGAGTCCGGCTGCACGGCGACGGTCCAAGCAACCTGTCGACACGATCGACTGCGCTGCCTGGACGACTGCCATGAGGCGTGCTGTTCGAAAGCTCGAAGCCGGAACAGAGGTCGTGGTGACCGGCGAGATCCGCCGACGATTCTCGCGAGGAGCGAGCGGACCGACCAGCCGCGTGACGGTTGAGCTCGATTCGTGCCAGAGGGCTGAGCGAGCGTCAGACAAGGCGGCGGTAGCCTCATCGTCATGA
- a CDS encoding NAD kinase: MRTILLAVHVARDEATKIAAAFAADLRAEGLDVRILDTEVDQLRAAGLEATDVVPSAPGAAQGCELAVVFGGDGTILRAAELCRGTDTPVLGVNLGHVGFLAEADAEDLHDVVRGVVDRSFTVEERLTVDVAVTVGGEIVATNWALNEASVEKAARERMLEIVVEIDGRPVSRWGCDGVVCATPTGSTAYNFSAGGPIVWPEVSALLMVPISAHALFARPLVVSPDSTLAIEIVGEQSTGVLWCDGRRAADLPFGARVEVRKGATPVRLARLQPASFTDRLVRKFDLPINGWRGAAERRQRGES, from the coding sequence ATGAGGACGATCCTGCTTGCGGTGCATGTCGCTCGCGACGAGGCCACGAAGATTGCTGCGGCCTTTGCGGCTGATCTGCGGGCTGAAGGTCTCGACGTACGCATCCTCGACACAGAAGTTGATCAACTCAGGGCCGCGGGTCTTGAGGCGACTGATGTTGTCCCGTCGGCTCCTGGGGCTGCTCAGGGCTGCGAGCTCGCGGTTGTGTTCGGTGGTGATGGCACGATCCTGCGCGCCGCCGAGCTGTGCCGAGGCACCGATACGCCGGTGCTCGGAGTCAACCTGGGACACGTCGGCTTCCTGGCTGAGGCCGACGCCGAAGATCTGCACGACGTCGTACGCGGCGTTGTGGATCGCAGCTTCACCGTCGAGGAGCGTTTGACGGTCGATGTCGCGGTCACGGTGGGCGGCGAGATCGTTGCGACCAACTGGGCACTTAACGAAGCATCCGTCGAGAAGGCGGCCCGCGAGCGCATGCTTGAGATCGTCGTCGAAATCGACGGTCGGCCCGTGTCTCGCTGGGGCTGCGACGGTGTCGTCTGTGCAACGCCAACCGGCTCGACCGCATACAACTTCAGTGCGGGCGGACCGATCGTCTGGCCCGAAGTTTCGGCGCTGCTGATGGTTCCGATCAGTGCTCATGCTCTGTTCGCGCGACCACTCGTGGTTTCGCCCGACTCGACTTTGGCAATTGAGATCGTCGGCGAGCAGTCCACTGGAGTCCTGTGGTGCGACGGTCGACGTGCGGCTGATTTGCCGTTCGGCGCACGAGTCGAGGTCCGCAAGGGCGCGACACCCGTACGTCTGGCACGCCTCCAGCCCGCATCGTTCACGGATCGCCTCGTGCGCAAGTTCGACCTCCCCATCAATGGCTGGCGCGGAGCAGCTGAGCGTCGACAGCGCGGTGAGAGCTGA
- a CDS encoding HAD-IIA family hydrolase: protein MTLGSSDRPLSRAYDLAMLDLDGVVYVGPDAVPGAVESLGAARASGTQLAYITNNASRTAAEVASHLRELGLSDAEDGDVVTSAQAVAHLVADALPAGSPVLLVGGEGLRQPLEERGLRCVATLDDGPLAVVQGFHPDVSWVQLAEASYAIEAGIPWFASNTDLTIPTARGVAPGNGSLVQAISNATGTKPTVAGKPEAALFRETLERFGGERPLMVGDRLDTDIDGAIGADIDTLFVLTGVNGLQDVIDAGVGHRPTYISYDLGGLNEAHAPIQIEGSTARCDGASAQVSDGVLTIEAADRSTSGFRAAVGLAWHLADHSGQHVRLDGTMKP from the coding sequence ATGACCTTGGGCTCGAGCGACCGACCGTTGAGCAGGGCCTACGACCTTGCGATGCTCGACCTTGATGGGGTTGTCTACGTCGGCCCGGATGCCGTGCCTGGTGCAGTCGAATCTCTTGGTGCAGCGCGAGCGAGTGGCACGCAACTGGCGTACATCACGAACAACGCTTCGCGGACGGCTGCCGAGGTTGCTTCGCATCTGCGCGAGCTCGGCTTGTCGGACGCCGAAGACGGTGACGTGGTCACCTCCGCCCAGGCCGTCGCGCATCTCGTTGCCGATGCACTTCCAGCCGGTTCGCCCGTGCTTTTGGTGGGCGGGGAAGGACTGCGTCAGCCTCTGGAAGAACGTGGTCTGCGATGCGTGGCGACGTTAGATGATGGTCCGCTCGCCGTGGTCCAGGGGTTCCACCCGGATGTCAGCTGGGTCCAGCTGGCAGAAGCGTCCTATGCCATCGAGGCCGGTATTCCGTGGTTCGCGAGCAACACCGATCTCACGATCCCGACAGCTCGTGGAGTCGCACCTGGCAATGGCTCACTCGTCCAAGCGATTTCCAACGCGACCGGTACGAAGCCGACTGTTGCGGGCAAGCCCGAAGCAGCGCTGTTCCGCGAGACGCTCGAGCGCTTTGGTGGCGAGCGACCGTTGATGGTTGGCGATCGCCTCGACACCGACATCGATGGTGCGATCGGAGCCGACATCGACACACTGTTCGTGCTCACAGGGGTCAACGGTCTGCAGGATGTGATCGATGCCGGCGTCGGACATCGGCCGACCTACATCTCGTACGACCTGGGCGGGCTGAACGAAGCGCATGCACCCATCCAGATCGAGGGATCGACGGCACGTTGTGATGGGGCATCGGCGCAGGTCAGTGATGGTGTCCTGACCATCGAGGCGGCTGACCGCAGCACATCGGGTTTCCGTGCAGCCGTGGGACTCGCGTGGCATCTTGCCGATCACTCCGGCCAACACGTACGGCTCGATGGGACAATGAAGCCATGA